One stretch of Armigeres subalbatus isolate Guangzhou_Male chromosome 2, GZ_Asu_2, whole genome shotgun sequence DNA includes these proteins:
- the LOC134212490 gene encoding Krueppel homolog 1 isoform X1 yields the protein MDLFQRKDWIKDILSKSGTEIKEVPAEELRKMVYYTGLPLLMQQAENNTLTQLCFNSSNDHSQSQSQQQQHQQQPLDQPQHQQQQQHQRFQQQIVNLSSNQGGNAQSPLGQQHATASYTNFHHSSGALVPTTVPQASPPPTGTAKFRCEQCNINFGSKSAHTSHMKSHAKQQQHQQQQQQQQQQQQMAVESKGGVSGKGMLNGQATPADPYQCDVCKKTFAVPARLVRHYRTHTGERPFECEFCHKMFSVKENLQVHRRIHTKERPYKCDICERAFEHSGKLHRHMRIHTGERPHKCNVCGKTFIQSGQLVIHMRTHTGEKPYKCPVEGCGKGFTCSKQLKVHSRTHTGEKPYHCDICFRDFGYNHVLKLHRVQHYGSKCYKCTICDETFKSKKEMEAHIKGHANEIPDEEETETKPLVEVPSSSSSSRSSLAEYLSSAGSIAAVDSLSPMEEAMELDTNLHTPKVEFHDRQSNSSASSSQESSSFSRANENNIQYYSQFEQSVLRSYGVQSGVNPALLAAASIAAAATASSVEQNEDIQSNRTPSPPPLVVFSQQQQQHQQLMPSNVVDRLTPPSIQQHPASMDLMVHHLPAQQRFEQEQSPVNADAFLYKPLAIMKHHGYFAPASQVTEFRSSSDIVRQVEAAIAGTENLLTPPRSSPESPERSSSPESDSVLMAERDNNTLPPRKRKLYFKNEQPQDLQHHAAVSMDNSSTPPSPPSSAAGMRMSSVIQYAKAS from the exons AGCTGCGCAAAATGGTTTACTACACGGGATTACCGCTGCTGATGCAGCAAGCAGAGAACAACACACTCACCCAgctctgcttcaactcctcaaACGATCATTCCCAGTCGCAgtcccagcagcagcagcaccagcaACAACCTCTGGATCAGCCACAACatcagcagcaacaacagcatCAGAGGTTCCAGCAACAGATCGTCAATCTGAGCAGCAACCAAGGAGGCAATGCGCAGTCACCACTGGGACAACAGCATGCTACCGCCTCGTACACGAACTTCCACCACAGCAGCGGAGCGCTCGTACCAACAACCGTACCACAGGCGAGCCCTCCCCCAACAGGGACGGCGAAATTCCGCTGCGAGCAGTGCAACATCAACTTCGGCAGCAAAAGTGCCCACACCAGTCACATGAAATCTCACGCCAAACAGCAGCAACAtcaacagcaacagcaacaacaacagcagcagcaacagatgGCTGTGGAAAGCAAAGGTGGCGTGAGTGGCAAGGGAATGCTCAACGGACAGGCCACCCCGGCCGACCCGTACCAGTGTGATGTGTGTAAGAAAACCTTCGCCGTTCCGGCCCGGCTGGTGCGCCACTATCGGACGCACACCGGCGAGCGGCCGTTCGAGTGTGAGTTTTGCCATAAGATGTTTAGCGTTAAGGAGAACCTGCAGGTTCACCGGCGGATTCACACCAAGGAACGACCGTACAAGTGCGACATCTGCGAGCGGGCCTTCGAGCACAGTGGAAAGCTCCATCGGCACATGCGGATCCATACGGGTGAAAGGCCACATAAGTGTAACGTTTGCGGAAAGACGTTCATCCAGTCGGGTCAGCTAGTCATTCACATGCGGACTCATACCG GTGAGAAACCATACAAATGTCCAGTAGAGGGCTGCGGAAAGGGGTTCACGTGCTCGAAACAGTTGAAGGTGCACTCGCGGACTCACACCGGTGAGAAACCGTACCACTGTGATATTTGCTTCCGGGACTTCGGTTACAATCACGTGCTGAAGCTACACCGGGTGCAGCACTACGGATCGAAGTGCTACAAATGTACGATATGCGATGAAACGTTCAAGAGCAAGAAGGAAATGGAGGCCCATATCAAGGGTCACGCCAACGAAATCCCAGATGAGGAAGAGACTGAGACCAAACCCTTGGTGGAAGTGCCATCGAGTAGCTCCAGCAGTAGGAGCAGTTTGGCAGAATATTTGTCTAGCGCAGGTAGTATAGCTGCAGTGGACAGTTTGTCTCCGATGGAAGAAGCCATGGAACTCGATACAAATCTCCACACTCCAAAAGTTGAGTTCCATGACCGGCAGAGCAACAGTAGCGCCAGCAGCAGCCAAGAAAGCAGTAGTTTTAGCAGAGCAAATGAGAACAACATTCAATACTACTCGCAGTTTGAGCAGTCGGTGCTGCGAAGCTATGGAGTCCAGTCTGGAGTAAACCCAGCATTGCTAGCGGCGGCATCTATTGCAGCAGCGGCAACCGCCTCATCGGTCGAGCAGAATGAGGACATCCAAAGCAATAGAACACCATCGCCTCCGCCTCTGGTAGTGTTCtcacagcagcaacaacaacatcaACAATTGATGCCATCGAATGTGGTAGATCGGTTAACGCCACCGTCCATTCAGCAGCACCCCGCATCCATGGATCTGATGGTTCACCATCTACCGGCTCAACAACGATTCGAACAGGAGCAATCGCCAGTTAACGCGGATGCTTTCCTGTACAAACCGTTGGCAATCATGAAACATCACGGCTACTTCGCACCAGCTTCACAAGTCACCGAATTCAG GTCATCCAGTGACATCGTGCGGCAAGTGGAGGCAGCCATTGCCGGAACGGAGAATCTGCTGACGCCCCCACGGTCCTCGCCGGAGTCACCCGAACGGTCCTCGTCGCCCGAGTCCGATTCAGTATTAATGGCCGAGCGGGACAACAACACGCTACCGCCCAGGAAGCGGAAGCTGTACTTCAAGAACGAACAGCCGCAAGATCTCCAGCACCATGCCGCGGTGTCCATGGACAATAGTTCGACGCCACCATCGCCACCGTCTTCGGCGGCGGGCATGAGGATGAGTTCCGTCATCCAGTACGCTAAGGCATCCTAA
- the LOC134212490 gene encoding Krueppel homolog 1 isoform X2: protein MVYYTGLPLLMQQAENNTLTQLCFNSSNDHSQSQSQQQQHQQQPLDQPQHQQQQQHQRFQQQIVNLSSNQGGNAQSPLGQQHATASYTNFHHSSGALVPTTVPQASPPPTGTAKFRCEQCNINFGSKSAHTSHMKSHAKQQQHQQQQQQQQQQQQMAVESKGGVSGKGMLNGQATPADPYQCDVCKKTFAVPARLVRHYRTHTGERPFECEFCHKMFSVKENLQVHRRIHTKERPYKCDICERAFEHSGKLHRHMRIHTGERPHKCNVCGKTFIQSGQLVIHMRTHTGEKPYKCPVEGCGKGFTCSKQLKVHSRTHTGEKPYHCDICFRDFGYNHVLKLHRVQHYGSKCYKCTICDETFKSKKEMEAHIKGHANEIPDEEETETKPLVEVPSSSSSSRSSLAEYLSSAGSIAAVDSLSPMEEAMELDTNLHTPKVEFHDRQSNSSASSSQESSSFSRANENNIQYYSQFEQSVLRSYGVQSGVNPALLAAASIAAAATASSVEQNEDIQSNRTPSPPPLVVFSQQQQQHQQLMPSNVVDRLTPPSIQQHPASMDLMVHHLPAQQRFEQEQSPVNADAFLYKPLAIMKHHGYFAPASQVTEFRSSSDIVRQVEAAIAGTENLLTPPRSSPESPERSSSPESDSVLMAERDNNTLPPRKRKLYFKNEQPQDLQHHAAVSMDNSSTPPSPPSSAAGMRMSSVIQYAKAS from the exons ATGGTTTACTACACGGGATTACCGCTGCTGATGCAGCAAGCAGAGAACAACACACTCACCCAgctctgcttcaactcctcaaACGATCATTCCCAGTCGCAgtcccagcagcagcagcaccagcaACAACCTCTGGATCAGCCACAACatcagcagcaacaacagcatCAGAGGTTCCAGCAACAGATCGTCAATCTGAGCAGCAACCAAGGAGGCAATGCGCAGTCACCACTGGGACAACAGCATGCTACCGCCTCGTACACGAACTTCCACCACAGCAGCGGAGCGCTCGTACCAACAACCGTACCACAGGCGAGCCCTCCCCCAACAGGGACGGCGAAATTCCGCTGCGAGCAGTGCAACATCAACTTCGGCAGCAAAAGTGCCCACACCAGTCACATGAAATCTCACGCCAAACAGCAGCAACAtcaacagcaacagcaacaacaacagcagcagcaacagatgGCTGTGGAAAGCAAAGGTGGCGTGAGTGGCAAGGGAATGCTCAACGGACAGGCCACCCCGGCCGACCCGTACCAGTGTGATGTGTGTAAGAAAACCTTCGCCGTTCCGGCCCGGCTGGTGCGCCACTATCGGACGCACACCGGCGAGCGGCCGTTCGAGTGTGAGTTTTGCCATAAGATGTTTAGCGTTAAGGAGAACCTGCAGGTTCACCGGCGGATTCACACCAAGGAACGACCGTACAAGTGCGACATCTGCGAGCGGGCCTTCGAGCACAGTGGAAAGCTCCATCGGCACATGCGGATCCATACGGGTGAAAGGCCACATAAGTGTAACGTTTGCGGAAAGACGTTCATCCAGTCGGGTCAGCTAGTCATTCACATGCGGACTCATACCG GTGAGAAACCATACAAATGTCCAGTAGAGGGCTGCGGAAAGGGGTTCACGTGCTCGAAACAGTTGAAGGTGCACTCGCGGACTCACACCGGTGAGAAACCGTACCACTGTGATATTTGCTTCCGGGACTTCGGTTACAATCACGTGCTGAAGCTACACCGGGTGCAGCACTACGGATCGAAGTGCTACAAATGTACGATATGCGATGAAACGTTCAAGAGCAAGAAGGAAATGGAGGCCCATATCAAGGGTCACGCCAACGAAATCCCAGATGAGGAAGAGACTGAGACCAAACCCTTGGTGGAAGTGCCATCGAGTAGCTCCAGCAGTAGGAGCAGTTTGGCAGAATATTTGTCTAGCGCAGGTAGTATAGCTGCAGTGGACAGTTTGTCTCCGATGGAAGAAGCCATGGAACTCGATACAAATCTCCACACTCCAAAAGTTGAGTTCCATGACCGGCAGAGCAACAGTAGCGCCAGCAGCAGCCAAGAAAGCAGTAGTTTTAGCAGAGCAAATGAGAACAACATTCAATACTACTCGCAGTTTGAGCAGTCGGTGCTGCGAAGCTATGGAGTCCAGTCTGGAGTAAACCCAGCATTGCTAGCGGCGGCATCTATTGCAGCAGCGGCAACCGCCTCATCGGTCGAGCAGAATGAGGACATCCAAAGCAATAGAACACCATCGCCTCCGCCTCTGGTAGTGTTCtcacagcagcaacaacaacatcaACAATTGATGCCATCGAATGTGGTAGATCGGTTAACGCCACCGTCCATTCAGCAGCACCCCGCATCCATGGATCTGATGGTTCACCATCTACCGGCTCAACAACGATTCGAACAGGAGCAATCGCCAGTTAACGCGGATGCTTTCCTGTACAAACCGTTGGCAATCATGAAACATCACGGCTACTTCGCACCAGCTTCACAAGTCACCGAATTCAG GTCATCCAGTGACATCGTGCGGCAAGTGGAGGCAGCCATTGCCGGAACGGAGAATCTGCTGACGCCCCCACGGTCCTCGCCGGAGTCACCCGAACGGTCCTCGTCGCCCGAGTCCGATTCAGTATTAATGGCCGAGCGGGACAACAACACGCTACCGCCCAGGAAGCGGAAGCTGTACTTCAAGAACGAACAGCCGCAAGATCTCCAGCACCATGCCGCGGTGTCCATGGACAATAGTTCGACGCCACCATCGCCACCGTCTTCGGCGGCGGGCATGAGGATGAGTTCCGTCATCCAGTACGCTAAGGCATCCTAA